The DNA segment ACTATTATCAAAGTCCTTTGTTACTGAACTTTGAACCAGGAAATTCAGTTTATATATATTCCATTTTAAAGTGCCGTGCAGGGACGCATTtctataaaacaattaataattcaagACGGCAAGGGACATGCTGTTTAATCAAAAATGTGTGCTACATAAAGCAGGCTTTTCTAATTTGCTTGTCCAACTTCTGTATATTCTTTATATACAGAAAGGAAGCCTGGGAGTCCAgctgtgtgtgtggctgttttgCGAGACAACACCAGGAGGTTGGCTAGCTTTTCTGGGCCAGGCTTGGCCGCTAGAGGAGAGTTTCTAGGAACAGAGTTTCCCGGAATGTTGTGGGCTGACTGGCTGGCTGGATAAATGTCTTGTGTCAATGTAAATCCAGATGTGAGCTAGCTGCCATGTCACTGTAGCACAATAATGCTCCAGCCCAGGGCTCTGTCCAAGCAGTTCCCCTGCCAAATATTCGAACACTCCACAACAGCCTTGGGGTGATAAATAACGGGATGCAAACATGAATGCAAAGCAGCTCCAATTTGTCGGTTATCCTGGAGGCCGAGGTACACTGGGCGTGTTGCTGGGATGGCAATAAGACACCTGAGCCAGTTCGCTGTGGATAATtggtaaaatctggaatggatcagactgctatgcaacgaACAAGGGTCTGTTTTTTCCATAACAAGGTGGCCTTTGGCAATCTGCAGCAAAGTCAATTGCCCGGAGTGGCCCATTTGTAATTTTGTACCGTCTTGGATGTGGAAGCACCAGGCAAGGCAACGGAGCACTGAttcaatttaaataaactgttttacCCATCAGTAAAGAAACTGATTTGCAACAGGGAGATATACCATTATATCTATATGCAGGTTTTCATATATAAATGTAATCCCCATTATAGAGACGCtgctgacacacacaaacacgcatagTAACTTGCTGAGATTGTTCCTACAAGTACTTAAAAAAGACACATTTGTTAATTTACAATATTGTCATatacaaaaagaaacacacacaaacctttTAAAGGTGAACCTGCTCCTTTTCATTTCATGGAAAACCCTTCTGTGACCAGAGGTAGTTTGGagtgtgtttaattattaaactTGGCTCCATGCCTGTGAAAATCAGCCTCTTGTTTGTGTAGACACTGGGGTTGATGGTCTCCattgaaaaatcattatatatCTGTTTTTATATACGCAGTTCACTTCTATGTgaaagtagagagagagagataacgcTATTCAAGAGCAAAGCAGGCTGCTGTTGACGTTTCACTTGTAAACTCTGGTTAAAGTACTAAGCAGGCgtcatttattatattttatggaCATGGGATTTAAATGGGATGTGGTGGCAATTTACAAGAATTTGAACAGGATAAATTTGGGCTCACTTAATTAAGAAATCAAATGCATAAAATCTAAGAAGGCTGTATCAGTTAGATAGACATTTCTGCCATGAAAATGAGTTCTGGTGTGATTCTGGTGGGGCAAAGTGGCACAGCAGGCTAATACACTAGCTTCTTGCCccctggaggtctgggttcaagtCAAGCTCAGGGCACAATGGATACAACTTCAGTGATTTAACCTTGCCAACCCACTCACATTATGATATATTTGTCAGACTGCTTGAGAAAGACCCAGGAATGAATGACAGAGGGTGCTCAGGTCAGTCTTGAGGTGAGCTGTGAGAGTCTGCAGCCAGTATTCTCATCAGCCTCTAGTGCACTAGATATAGCTAGTTAAAGCGATTTCATTAATCCATTATTTTACTGTTGCAGGTCCACAAAGTTGATAGGGACTGTTACCAAAGGTTGGGTTAATACCATCTATCTTCACTTCAGTGTGGTATTCAAATCTCCAACCCAAATTTTCATTTTTGGCCTAACCCCAATTATAATTCAATTTAAACCAAGCCTTACAATTGATCCACACAAATAATGGACCAACGTCTAGATAACTAAGTCAAGAAGGCCTGTTGGGTGCCTGGTCATGTGAAGTTAAGCGAGTGGTCACTTGTTACTATGGCTACTGTGCCATCCTTTAAGGAGTTTCACTACCATCCCACATGGAGAATATATACATAAATGAAAGGAATTACCCTCTGCCTTGTAAAACGGAATTCATTGTGTGTTCAAAGAGAAACATACTGTATAAGTtaataaaaattgaaatataACAGTGTTAAACTTGGCAAATTAATGCTATctagtcctttaaaaaaaaaaaaaaaaaaaaaattctggacaCCAATGCAGTAGGGATAAGTTGATTTTCTCAGAGTCTTAAAAATCTCTATGAACCTATGAGACGGTTCTGTGCGAGACACGGCCTCTCGCATGACAGACTGGGAGGGGGAGTTTGTGAATTAGCTGCACACAATAAAGAGTTCTGTGCGGCAGTAATTGAGAGTGAAATAACGCCTACTCTGTCATTGAGAATGGATTAAAGGAAAACTGAGGGAGATTGGCTCAGAAATAGGGGTTGAAGATGCTACTTCATTGGGCGGAATAACTTTAGAAATGAAGCACAAACATTGTATTTCAGCCAAAACCTCCTTTCATCACACAGTTTTAAAGGGGTCAACTCTtgcttttcaattccagttcatttttaaaatcaaatccCAATTCTCATTCCCTTTTAaacaattccaacacatcactgatcaaaactGCAATTAGCAGTtgtctgttaaaatgagcttctcagtggcaaatgaaagcagttgaacaaaatGACAGTAATTCTGTACAGTGTTAAAGACCAGCAATCGTGGaagatttcctttaaaaaaattggaaatggaattagattttaaaaaggaattggaattgaaaaacaggaattgacctcaACCTTGATAATTGGTGTCTGAAACAAGGAACTGAAGAGTGATCTGTCATGTGTTCTTAACAGGGGAACCCTGGTGCCTATCACACAAGTACCATGCCTGAGAGCATGGCTTGAAAACAGATTTCTAAGCTAGAGCAGTGCCAGAGGTTATGAATCAGgctagtttcacaaagcagttctaGGTGGCAGCTTGCTAAATCCAATTCACAAAAATAACAGATTTCTACTAAAATTTATTGTTCTATCttaaaatatagttttttttaaacaggttaaAATAAGAAAGCTTGCAAGCTAGCAGCCTGGTAAGTGctagcagtgctttgtgaaactggtCCCTGATTAACAGTgtcattaaataaatatgtagggGAGTTAAATACCTGTGAAGACGAGAGGTGTTGATGTATAGACAAGATGCCAGTGGGCGCAAGTGTCTGAATGTGATCTGGTAGACTCGGTGACCGAGGGGTGTTTGCACACTGTGTGCTTCAGGATgagggggaaggagagggagTGAAGGAGACTAGGAGACAGATGGAATACTTCAATCACAGCACTCTGGGATGAGATTTATTTACAGGCTGCAAGGGCCGATCAATTTCCCTTCCGGGCTCTTAAATTCAAGGTTGTTCCCACATCAGCAGAGACAAAAGGAAGACAGCTCGACAGCACGGGTACTGAATCAGCAATAAAACGACACCTGACTGTGGGCCCGTGCAATCCAAATGCAGTAGGCATGTATTAAAATATCAATATTTAGTGTCCGCCAAGCAAGGTGCTGCAAGTTATTGTGTCTTCTTCTGGTCAAATATGTTATGGTTATAATCGAAAAAATAATAgttataaaatatacagtacatttgttaGGTACTAGATTTTGATTTTAATTATGACTATCATTACTATGTGCAGTTATTTAATGCTAACACAGCATAAAATGCccaaaacagttttttgtttaatttggtaTTTTTTGGAACCGCTATAAGGATGGTGGCGCCGATCTTAAAAAGTAATCCGAGTGTTGGCACTAGGCAATGCGTTTTGACCTTGGTCAGTGGAATTCTAAGCTGTGAAGGAATGTGTTAGTTTCTAAACGAGCTGCTCTGTGGTTTGAACAACAGAGGGTACTGTCTGGCAGGGAGCACAGTGGAGCCAATTGCTCCTGTTTCCATGCTTAGGGATTTGAGGGGGGGTCCGGGGCAGACAATAGGGGTGAAATGgggtcatgggggggggggggatgaggtCATCAAAGGGAAGCCGTTgagaacaaaaacataaatagtTTGAGGATGTAGAAGGAATGTCGGTGGACCCTGCTGGGACTGAGAAGGAGGTGTTTTTCAGGTCCCTGCTGTTTCCTTTAGGATTGTGGCTGGAGCTTTTCAATTTAAGTCAGTTTATTGATGAGCTTTTGACAGCCCAGTAACAGTGCTGCAGTAGCGAGCAGGTTAGGAGCTCGATGGCTCAGCAGGCAGTGCACTTCATGCCTGTCACCTTACACcaagggtgtccaatcacggtttAACAGCTAAAATGATGTAATTAACTACTTTAGGGTCttgatggaggtttaattggtgcAATGAAATCATTTAGAACACGGTTGGAACAGAGACCAGAAGTGGAAGgaccaactttggccacccctgccttACACCTACCAAAACAGTGGATTTCCTGAAAAGTGACCCCTCTCTCTTGCTCTTTCTTACCTGCAGATGTGCACTCCAGCCAACACGCCGGCGACGCCCCCCAATTTCCCAGACACCCTCACCATGTTCTCTCGGCTCAAGGCTTCAGAGAGCTTCACCAGCAGCAGTCCCATAGCCTCCATGGCCACCTCACCCCCCCCTCAGGTCAGCTGGGCcatgacccccccaccccccagccaacAGGGACTGTGGACTCCAAGGCAGCCCCCCTCACAGACGCCCCCTCCTGGCTGGCCCGCCACTGTCACCCAGCAGGCCGCTTCTGAACAGAAGGCCAGCGTTGTAATGGAGGCGGAGAGATGAGGTCCTGGACCCAGGGCGATCGGAGGGGGGCCGCGCTTTTCTTTACTTTCTGAGAATAACGGGGGTGGGGGAGGGGCAAGCAACGAACCATTGTGACGtggacaaaaaaacaacaataaccagctgtttttttttcagaataatagtttaacttaaaaaaaaaaaaaaaaagtcaaataagatttttttttttcattttataatgaAACCAACTTGTGTCATGCTGAAGCTAACCCAAGGAGAAAACTTTAGGCGGATGTAaaccattttttgtttaaattgggGGATCTAGCGTCTGGGTCCGATACAAGACCTGCGGTACCAGTGGTTGCATGAAGAGTGACGGTcttatctttttgttttttggtaaagACTTTGGACAGAACCATCCTGGAGACGTTATTTCCCAGACTGGTGTTGCAGTCACCTGACTTTCCAAAGCCAACCAATCAGGGATTAGCTGCTTTTTATCACACAGACACTAAAAAGACTTGCATTGGGTTCCAATAATAACTGTTTTAATTCTTGTCTCTACTCTTCATCAGGCAAAACACTTGCGATTTATTAGAGGGAGGGAAATAGGTTGAAGTTTACACAttgtacacttaaaaaaaaaacaaaaaaaaaaacaactattgtCTTCTGCAGGGATTGCAGATTAGGTGTTTTcaaatctttgttttcttttcttttggtttgtgatttgttttcctTTGCGTAGGTTAGTGCCTAGaagcaacaacaaacaaactactgttagttattttattttctctttgtaaAATATGTGCCACCTGCATGACTTGTTCAAGTGTACActatactttgtttttaaattacacaagaatgcttttttttaaaaaaaataaataaatgtgtttctcgtGCAGATGAACTgcaggatgtatttattttaaatttttttcaaacttggattttaacatttttaaaacaacaaatatattgaATATTATTTTACTGGGATTGTTTTTTGGAGGGAAGggttaaaaaacattaaacaaaaactgaaattatgTAAATTCAGGGATGACATTTTCTCTGGAAGTTGGTTTTagtttttcattcattatttctaaaaaaacccaaaaaaacagaaaaaaacagaaatactaCTTGTAAGATTTTGATTTTTAACAAGCATTTTTGGTAAGAACACCAACAAAcccttgtttttttctctttgttttgttatCTTCTTAT comes from the Acipenser ruthenus chromosome 13, fAciRut3.2 maternal haplotype, whole genome shotgun sequence genome and includes:
- the LOC117418145 gene encoding UBA-like domain-containing protein 1 — encoded protein: MDELKHQVMINQFVLTAGCAADQAKQLLQAAHWQFETALSAFFQETNIPYSHHHQMMCTPANTPATPPNFPDTLTMFSRLKASESFTSSSPIASMATSPPPQVSWAMTPPPPSQQGLWTPRQPPSQTPPPGWPATVTQQAASEQKASVVMEAER